From the Thermococcus guaymasensis DSM 11113 genome, one window contains:
- a CDS encoding PRC-barrel domain-containing protein, translated as MVMRLSRIYGKQIYNTKGNYVGYVDEVLIDIDTGYGRVLALALPGEKVGIPYERVVAIGDIILVKAKEE; from the coding sequence ATGGTCATGAGGCTGTCGAGGATATACGGAAAGCAGATCTATAACACAAAGGGGAACTACGTTGGCTATGTGGACGAGGTTCTAATCGACATAGACACGGGATATGGAAGAGTACTGGCCCTTGCGCTTCCAGGAGAAAAAGTTGGAATTCCTTATGAGCGCGTTGTTGCAATAGGGGACATAATTCTCGTCAAGGCCAAGGAGGAGTGA
- a CDS encoding transcriptional regulator yields MATRRERIISLLEERDYSVSELAQILGIRGRGSKKLILEDLKAIQKTLKREGKVLLVKPAECRKCGFRFKPEINIPSRCPRCKSEWIEEPRFKIESKS; encoded by the coding sequence ATGGCCACTCGGCGGGAACGGATAATAAGCCTTTTGGAGGAGCGCGACTATTCCGTGAGCGAGCTAGCCCAGATTCTCGGCATCAGGGGGAGGGGGAGCAAAAAACTCATCCTGGAGGATCTCAAGGCGATTCAGAAGACCCTGAAGCGAGAGGGAAAAGTTCTACTCGTCAAACCCGCTGAGTGCAGAAAGTGCGGCTTCCGTTTTAAACCTGAAATCAACATCCCCTCCCGCTGTCCGCGCTGTAAGAGCGAGTGGATTGAGGAGCCGAGGTTCAAGATCGAGTCTAAATCTTAG
- a CDS encoding tRNA pseudouridine(54/55) synthase Pus10 codes for MILEKAERILEKHELCDHCLGRLFAMLGKGTNEERGKAIRFVLNMERSARGLQPIEEPEECELCHNVFERIPELVEAMKKAGEGIEFETFLVGSRFPEEIKEKEKAIWEAFDIETAEPINREFNRELGKAFGKATGKETSKNPDVVFIVEPFSGKVEIQINPVYVYGRYRKLIRGIPQTPLPDFEDSVASIICRAFSKAFEGKCVFKGAGREDVDVRMLGNGRPFIVEIKRPKRRRVDLEKVAGEINASGKVEVLDLRFVSAKEAEEVLTKNHRKEYLALVLVEEGVTPEEAEEVARKLSGLEIHQRTPWRVRKARADKVRVKRVHEAEARWVDEKHFELRLVTDGGLYIKELISGDKGRTKPSVTDLLGKKAWCERLDVLNILD; via the coding sequence ATGATACTCGAGAAGGCCGAAAGGATCCTTGAGAAGCACGAACTCTGCGACCACTGCCTTGGAAGACTGTTCGCAATGCTCGGCAAGGGGACAAACGAAGAGCGTGGAAAGGCTATAAGGTTCGTCCTCAACATGGAGCGCTCCGCGAGAGGTTTACAACCGATAGAAGAGCCTGAGGAGTGTGAGCTCTGCCACAACGTCTTTGAAAGAATTCCTGAGCTCGTCGAGGCCATGAAAAAGGCGGGCGAAGGGATTGAGTTCGAGACGTTTCTCGTGGGCTCCCGCTTCCCGGAGGAAATCAAGGAGAAAGAGAAAGCAATCTGGGAGGCGTTTGATATCGAGACCGCCGAGCCGATAAACCGGGAGTTCAACCGCGAGCTCGGCAAGGCCTTTGGAAAAGCAACCGGGAAGGAAACCTCGAAGAACCCCGATGTGGTTTTCATAGTCGAACCGTTCTCGGGCAAGGTTGAAATTCAAATCAACCCGGTTTACGTTTACGGGCGCTACAGAAAGCTGATCAGGGGGATTCCCCAGACCCCCTTGCCGGACTTCGAGGACAGCGTAGCCTCTATAATCTGCAGGGCGTTTTCAAAGGCATTTGAAGGCAAGTGCGTCTTCAAGGGTGCCGGAAGGGAGGACGTGGACGTAAGGATGCTTGGCAACGGGAGGCCCTTCATCGTCGAAATTAAGAGACCGAAGAGGAGAAGGGTTGACCTTGAAAAGGTCGCCGGGGAGATAAACGCGAGCGGGAAGGTGGAGGTTCTCGACCTGCGCTTTGTCTCGGCGAAGGAGGCCGAGGAAGTTCTCACGAAGAATCACCGGAAGGAATACCTCGCGCTCGTTCTCGTTGAGGAGGGGGTAACCCCCGAGGAGGCTGAGGAAGTGGCGAGGAAGCTAAGTGGCCTCGAAATCCACCAGAGGACTCCCTGGCGCGTTAGGAAGGCGAGGGCCGACAAGGTGAGGGTGAAAAGGGTTCACGAGGCCGAGGCGAGGTGGGTTGATGAAAAGCACTTCGAGTTAAGGCTCGTCACAGATGGAGGG